Genomic DNA from Sporosarcina sp. ANT_H38:
ACAATGTATTTACCGGATTACCATGATCAACAATAATCAATCTGACCATCGCTGTAATACCGATATAAAGAAAATATCTTAACGGGAAATGATAATCTTCTTTGAAATACTTTATAATCATCGCGATAAACTCGAAATATAAAAAATAAATGAGGATATTCGCCAAGTAAAGTTGATAGTCGTGGCTTTCATTAATAATTAATGTATGACCAAAAACAAATAACTCCTTCATCAATAAATAGGATAAAATAACCGCTAGAAAAACGAGGGAAATATTCAGGATGATTTGCAGTGTTTTAGGGATAATCTTCAAGAAAAAAGCGTCCCCTTTTTTGTATTTCGACATAAATATCATCCTCCAGTACTACAATTCCTATTCTAAATAGGTTGGCATCATTGACAAGTAAACTATACGTTTCTTAAGCCTACTTTTCCCCTTTTACAATTCCCTCTTAATTTATGGCTGTGCTAGAACTTATTAGCCGCATATGGACATAAACCACATATCTTTTTGAATTGAATGGTTTGTCTTTCACTCACATATTATAGCAAAATATAATAAAATAATAAATTGTAATGTACCATTCGTTCAAACCTATTATTAGTTATTTGAGCCTAGCATCTACGATTTAACGAATGCAGAAGACTTCCTGTATTTTGTTGAACTAGATTGGATAAATGAAACAGCCATTTGCCCCTATTTGATAGGACAATCCACTTTTAATAATAAGATGTTTTGACATCTCATCTGAAATAATGTAAATTAATAAAGTACGAACGTTTCATACTAAACGAATAATATTATTCGGTTTTCGAGGTGTTATCAATGGAAAATGTATTTGATTACGAGGATATTCAATTGATTCCTGCAAAGTGTATAGTAAATAGCCGTTCTGAGTGTGACACATCCGTCATACTTGGTGAGCATACATTTAAAATTCCAGTAGTACCTGCAAATATGCAGACGATTATTGATGAAAGTGTCGCCATCAAATTAGCTGAAAATGGTTACTTCTATATTATGCATCGTTTTAATCCAGAAAAAAGAGCTGACTTTGTAAAAGATATGCAATCACGTAACTTAATCGCTTCTATTAGCGTTGGTGTTAAAGACGAGGACTATACTCTTATTACACAACTGGCTGCCGACAAAACTACACCTGAATTCATCACTATCGATATTGCACATGGTCATTCCAATGCTGTCATCAATATGATTCAACATATTAAACTGCACCTACCTAAAAGCTTTGTCATAGCTGGTAATGTAGGCACACCAGAAGCCGTTCGCGAACTTGAAAATGCAGGTGCAGATGCTACAAAAGTTGGTATTGGA
This window encodes:
- the guaC gene encoding GMP reductase — encoded protein: MENVFDYEDIQLIPAKCIVNSRSECDTSVILGEHTFKIPVVPANMQTIIDESVAIKLAENGYFYIMHRFNPEKRADFVKDMQSRNLIASISVGVKDEDYTLITQLAADKTTPEFITIDIAHGHSNAVINMIQHIKLHLPKSFVIAGNVGTPEAVRELENAGADATKVGIGPGKVCITKIKTGFGTGGWQLAAVRLCARAATKPIIADGGIRTHGDIAKSVRFGASMVMIGSLFAGHEESPGQTIEKDGQLFKEYFGSASEFQKGEKKNVEGKKMYVEYKGPLMDTLNEMQQDLQSSISYAGGNKLDAIRTVDYVIVKNSIFNGDKVY
- the psiE gene encoding phosphate-starvation-inducible protein PsiE; the encoded protein is MSKYKKGDAFFLKIIPKTLQIILNISLVFLAVILSYLLMKELFVFGHTLIINESHDYQLYLANILIYFLYFEFIAMIIKYFKEDYHFPLRYFLYIGITAMVRLIIVDHGNPVNTLFYSLVILILIIGYFIMNITPRERPDGKGLFKKQ